TGCTCTTTATGAATGTCTTTTTCATACTTTTCAATGTCGCCAACTTGAATGTATATCACCTGTACGCTGATCTCAAGAGCGTTAAGGTTCAGGTGGATCTGTCCACGCAGGAGTTGTGGATCAGGGAGATCTTTATATTTCTCATCTGTGGCCTCATCGTGGTGCGCTTTCTCCTGTGCTTTGTTGGCTTGGCCTCCAGAGTGGTGGCCATGTAAGTGAGTCTCTTATTATAAGAGGGTTGTTTATTGTCTAGACTTGGTTCCCTTTTAGCTATCCTATTCTAACCAACTCTCAGGCTGAGCTGCTTATGCCCACCATTGTTGTTCAGGCCATTGACAATGTCATTCTAAATCTATACGAAATTATCCTGGGCTATTGCAGCTTGTGCTATCTATTTCCTGAGAGCACGGCTGTTTTTGTCttctttttattcaaaatgttattGAAGATTGCCTGCAGCATAGCCGTTTTGTATGTTAAACTAGAAGAATTTCTTCTGTGTTAAAGTCTAAGCTTAGCCCCCTTTTTTTGTAGAAACATCTACTCGGATCAGCACAATTATTTGGCCAGCATGGTTTCCTTTAATGAGGAATCAAACAGCTTAGGACCGGACAGCGTAGATGAAATTGAACTGGCCAATCACAACTTGCTTTAATTTATGCTTAACAGGTGAGTTTTGGCTTGTGGAAAGAAgagatttaattataatataactaACTTACCGGTGGTATCTTGTTGACATCAATAATCTGAATAATTAGCAAACCGCGAccctgaaaatgaaaataattaataaattcttctaataaattttaagctaCAAAGCAAATTTCCCACCTGCTGGACATTGGGAGCTGTACTGTCCGTGACCAGGACATTGATTCGCATCACGGCAAACAGATTGCGATCCAAGTTCTTGTTCACCGTCACCTTGCCGTTCCTAGCAATCGCAAAGTACTCCTTAAACTGATCGTTGTGCGGCAGCTCCTTGCCCTCCTTGTCAATAGCAGTAATGTCATCGGTGGCCGCAAACTCCAGGGCATTGTGACTGGCCACATCAGGATCCAAAGCGATTAAGGTGTAAACCAGCTGTCCAGGTGGAGCATCCGCTCGCACCTCGGCGTGCTGAGTGGCCGGCACAAAGTAGGGATCTTTATCGTTGCTGTTCTGCACATTGATGGTCAGAGTAGCGGTGCCCGTCAGACTGGGAGTACCCAAATCAGCGGCCTGAACCTGAAGTTGGTAAGTATTCCTGCGATCAAAGTCCAGTTTTCGGGAGACAAACACCTCGCCGGTACGCTCATCAATGCCAAAATCGTCGAAGCTGCCCTGCTGTATGCGGTAGCGGAGTTCAGCATTCTTTCCGGTGTCCAGATCGCTGGCATGAACCCTCTCCACACTCGTGCCAATCTCCGAGTTCTCCTCCACAACTGCACTATAGCTCTGCTGCTCGAAGCTGGGCACATGGTTGTTCACATCCCGCACCGTGATGTTCACCCCGCAGCTGGCCGTGAAGAGCCCATCGTTGGCCTCCACCACAAAGATGAGTTGATCGCTCTTCAGATTGGTCACATCCAGGCTAGCGTTCGGTCGGATGCTGATCTGACCGCTTTCCCGATCGATGTCGAAGATGCCCTCCACCTGCTCGGAGCCTCGGATTCTGTAGCTAATGCTGGACATGGTGTCTGCATCTCGGGCCTTGACAATCAGCGGGGAGTCAAAGACCACGGCACCTTCGTCCACACTTGCCCGGTACAGGGGACTCTCGCAGACAGGCGGCGAGTCGTTGGCATCCATCACGGAGATCCGCAAGGAAACCACAGAAGCTGAGCCACGTCCATTGTCGTCGGTGGCCTGTTGGGGAAAATATTTGCTTGattatttaagcttaaaaagaAGGGAAATAAAATAGACTTTAATCagtgttaattttttaaaaagcctAGAAAAAGCCTTGAATTTGAATGTTCTCAAGTTTTTCGTTAGCCACGTGTTTACCAAGGTTCTGTCGCATAAGCACTTTTCTCACACGAACTCCCCCACCGGGTTACGCATATGAAATCATTCCCACAACCCGCCCACGAAGATTGAGACAGTCACTCACCTTGTATGACAAGAAGTACGTGGTCTCCGATTCGTAGTCCAGACACGTTTGTGGTGCCTTGTCGTCATTAGCAGTCGCTGCGGGAACTCCAGGTGGAAATGCAGCTGGATCTGAAACTGGAGCCGCCGGTACTCGCTCCTCTGGCGCCTGGGTGACTAATGTATACTGGACGGTCGGCTCGGTGCCAATCTCCCTGGGAACGGCCGCCTCCATGGAGAGCATTTCCAGGTGACCCTCCCCCTCCTCATCGTCATTCTCAAACCCATGCAGATCACGTCTCTCGCGCCTGTTGCTCTCACCCTCGCCATGACAATTGGCCAGGCTAATGACACCTGTCTGCTCGTTGACATGGAAAAGTTCCGCTCCGGTGCCAGATAGGCTGTAGCGAATGCCGGAGTCTCCGTAGCTGCCAGAGTCCACATCCCGGGCCGTAATGGTGGCTATATACTGACCCGGAAGCGCCGCCTCCGAGACGGAGGCCGAATAGCTTTCCTGCTCGAAAACCGGTTTGTTGTCGTTGGCATCCAGCACGCTCACCGTAATTGTGGCCGTTGAGGAGAGCTTTGGATTCGTGTCCGTCTCCTCGGCCACCACCAGTACGATAAATTTGCGCTGGTTGGGATTCTCGTAGTCCAAAGTGCCGTTGGCCACGCGAATATTCACCTGCGAGTAGCCGGTAACCAGTTTGGGCTCCACATCAAATACCCCAGAAACGTCTTCCAGACGCAGGGCAAACTTTGAGTTCATGCCCACATCAGCATCGCTGACGCTCATGTCCAGGGCGAGCGGGGTTCCGGGCGGTGTGTTCTCGAGCAGGGACACGGAGTACTCCTTGCGATTGAACACTGGCGGGGAATCGTTAACATCTCGTATGGTCACCGTTGCCTTGGCCGTGGCACTTGTCAGCGGTTCGTCGCTGGGCACGCCGTTCACCAGCTCACGGGCTCTAATTACCAGTGAGATGATGCCCGTGGAATCCTCGAGAGCCTCGCGATCTAGGGGCTTGGCAGTGCGCAGTTCTCCGGACTGAGAGTCCAGCAGGAAGTAGTCGTTGGGGTCTAGGAAGTAAGGGGTTGTATCagtttaaaatactttttgaggaaaataattagaaattaaggtatataaattgtattcaTTTTGAATTTAAGATTCGAGATTATTATAAAGTTAAGAATATAAATCTAAGAAACACTCACTTGTCAGCAGATCATAGACAATCTTTCTTGGCTCGCCCGTGTCACCATCCCTGGCATGTACAGTGAGTACCAAGGTATTAATGGGACTATCCTCATCGATCACTGTGGACAGAGAGCCCTGAAAGACGGGTGGTTTATCCTGAACATCCTTCACCCTGGCCTCGAAGGTGGTCTGCGTCTTGTGTGGTCCATCGGTGGCTTCGATCTGAAAGTGATACACCATCCGCTGGTTGTAATTGAGGGTGTCGTTGAGCACTACCGCAGCTTCCAGAACAGTGGCCTCTCGCTTGATCACATGCAATCGGAATCTGTTGGggattgatttatttttatttatttttcctagaGATATTTTCAAGGGCAGACTCACTTGCTGCAGGCCTCTGGACTCTGCTGCTGGGGCAAGCACTTTAGATCAAGACTCTCGCCAACTATATCCCGATCTTTGACAAGAATCTTATCAAAAATGGTGGTGCCCACCTTGGCATCTTCATTAACATCTGCCTC
Above is a genomic segment from Drosophila kikkawai strain 14028-0561.14 chromosome 3R, DkikHiC1v2, whole genome shotgun sequence containing:
- the LOC108075554 gene encoding uncharacterized protein isoform X2, producing MLPNSKLKMLFMNVFFILFNVANLNVYHLYADLKSVKVQVDLSTQELWIREIFIFLICGLIVVRFLLCFVGLASRVVAMLSCLCPPLLFRPLTMSF
- the LOC108075554 gene encoding uncharacterized protein isoform X1, producing the protein MLPNSKLKMLFMNVFFILFNVANLNVYHLYADLKSVKVQVDLSTQELWIREIFIFLICGLIVVRFLLCFVGLASRVVAIYPILTNSQAELLMPTIVVQAIDNVILNLYEIILGYCSLCYLFPESTAVFVFFLFKMLLKIACSIAVLNIYSDQHNYLASMVSFNEESNSLGPDSVDEIELANHNLL